Proteins from a genomic interval of Clostridium sp. M62/1:
- a CDS encoding AAA family ATPase has protein sequence MDIGVTISKVRKEYREYLRETHPDWADPTISTHVSDAFYLYQNTIALSFWKCFESDASMEKAKGEIFDYLKQEVMSDRADERTAQYYRDLKRLKEFIDSKGGVKTYIGYEYDCEVIVYKYAKMVYDGTMEMDAAVKAMCQEVPCFGETSHKLTIMLFASMMKGIKYTRRSNTETTVYFIVHIGKDYGQEQMVNALKATQENIKYYYEQTGNKSNSIRRGCKKIVEENNIDISFDDEIFDGIIPKENTDTALSSDATATHYWLYAAGDGSANWENDYAEGIMAIGWSDLGDLMEYSSKEEMRAKMKEVYGDTGSYKNQVLATWQFANELKPGDVVFVKKGRKQILGRGLVEGEYIFDPERGQYANTRKVRWTDKGEWELSDQGAIKTLTDITSYTDYVKKLQNMIDGDKHEDTFDDAADEEITFEPYTADDFLTDVYMDEDRYKVLKSLLLTKKNVILQGAPGVGKTFAAKRLAFSIMGEKDTNRVKMVQFHQSYSYEDFIMGFRPTETGFELRKGVFYEFCRQAAEDDRPYFFIIDEINRGNLSKIFGELFMLIESDKRGVELQLLYADEQFSIPSNVYIIGMMNTADRSLAMLDYALRRRFAFFELTPAFSSAGFRAYRTKVNNPKFDRLIATVEQLNDVIANDDSLGEGFCIGHSYFCTNATINDEWMRSVVEYELIPLLKEYWFDEAVKVKDWSRTLREVVK, from the coding sequence ATGGACATTGGCGTAACGATAAGCAAAGTCCGAAAAGAATACAGAGAATACTTACGGGAAACTCACCCGGACTGGGCTGACCCGACTATCAGCACCCATGTTTCCGATGCGTTCTATCTGTATCAAAACACTATTGCGCTGTCCTTCTGGAAGTGTTTTGAAAGTGATGCCTCTATGGAGAAAGCGAAGGGCGAAATCTTCGACTACCTAAAACAAGAAGTAATGTCTGATCGAGCAGACGAACGCACTGCACAGTATTATAGAGATTTGAAGCGGCTGAAAGAATTTATTGATTCTAAGGGCGGCGTCAAGACGTATATCGGTTATGAATATGACTGCGAAGTCATTGTCTACAAATATGCTAAGATGGTTTATGATGGCACAATGGAGATGGACGCTGCTGTAAAAGCCATGTGTCAGGAGGTCCCGTGCTTTGGAGAAACCTCGCACAAGCTGACGATCATGCTCTTTGCGTCCATGATGAAGGGCATAAAATACACTCGCAGGTCCAACACTGAAACTACGGTTTACTTCATCGTCCACATTGGGAAAGACTACGGACAGGAGCAAATGGTCAATGCTCTAAAAGCCACTCAGGAGAACATTAAATATTACTACGAGCAAACCGGCAACAAGTCTAACAGCATTCGTAGAGGATGCAAAAAGATCGTCGAAGAGAACAACATTGATATATCCTTCGACGATGAAATCTTTGATGGAATCATTCCGAAGGAGAACACAGATACAGCTCTTTCATCCGACGCTACTGCAACACACTATTGGCTGTACGCAGCGGGTGATGGCTCCGCAAATTGGGAGAATGATTATGCCGAAGGGATTATGGCTATCGGCTGGTCTGACCTTGGCGATCTAATGGAATATAGCTCCAAGGAAGAAATGCGGGCAAAGATGAAAGAGGTCTACGGGGATACTGGCTCATATAAGAATCAGGTTCTTGCTACATGGCAATTTGCAAACGAGCTGAAACCCGGTGATGTTGTCTTTGTTAAAAAAGGCAGAAAACAGATCCTCGGTCGCGGGTTGGTCGAAGGCGAATATATTTTTGATCCTGAACGCGGTCAATATGCCAATACCCGAAAGGTACGCTGGACAGATAAGGGCGAGTGGGAATTATCAGATCAGGGTGCAATCAAAACGTTGACGGATATTACGTCCTACACAGATTACGTCAAGAAGCTGCAAAACATGATTGACGGAGACAAGCACGAAGATACCTTCGACGATGCTGCTGATGAGGAAATCACTTTCGAGCCATACACCGCCGATGATTTTCTGACCGATGTGTATATGGACGAAGATCGGTATAAGGTTCTCAAGTCGCTGCTTTTAACCAAAAAGAATGTAATTCTGCAAGGCGCACCGGGCGTGGGAAAAACCTTCGCAGCAAAAAGACTGGCATTTTCTATCATGGGAGAAAAGGACACCAACCGTGTGAAAATGGTTCAGTTTCATCAGAGTTATAGCTATGAAGATTTCATCATGGGTTTCCGCCCGACGGAGACAGGATTTGAACTGCGAAAGGGCGTATTCTACGAGTTTTGCAGGCAAGCTGCTGAGGATGATCGTCCATACTTTTTCATTATCGACGAGATCAACAGAGGCAATCTCAGCAAGATTTTTGGCGAACTCTTCATGTTGATTGAGAGTGATAAACGCGGTGTCGAATTGCAGCTTCTATATGCAGATGAGCAGTTCTCCATTCCGAGTAACGTCTATATCATTGGCATGATGAACACTGCTGACCGTAGCCTCGCCATGCTGGACTATGCACTTAGACGTCGTTTTGCTTTCTTTGAGCTTACTCCGGCATTTTCGTCTGCTGGATTCAGAGCATACAGAACGAAAGTCAATAATCCGAAGTTTGACCGGCTCATTGCAACAGTTGAGCAGCTTAACGACGTAATTGCAAACGATGACTCGCTTGGTGAGGGGTTCTGTATCGGACATAGCTATTTCTGTACAAACGCAACCATCAACGATGAATGGATGCGGTCTGTTGTCGAATATGAACTGATACCTCTTTTGAAAGAATACTGGTTTGACGAGGCAGTTAAAGTGAAGGATTGGAGCCGCACATTACGCGAGGTAGTCAAATGA
- a CDS encoding helix-turn-helix domain-containing protein yields MSKGVRIMGISYKKLWMLLLERDIKKSTFRQELNLASGTWTKLNKGEEVSLSILLRICGYLNCDIGDICEAVRTDN; encoded by the coding sequence ATGAGTAAAGGGGTGCGTATCATGGGAATCAGCTACAAAAAACTTTGGATGCTCCTGTTAGAGCGGGACATAAAGAAGTCCACCTTCCGGCAAGAGCTTAACCTTGCATCCGGAACATGGACGAAACTGAATAAGGGGGAAGAAGTGTCCCTCTCTATTTTGCTGCGCATCTGCGGCTATTTGAATTGCGACATCGGAGATATTTGTGAGGCTGTGCGGACGGACAACTGA